The sequence below is a genomic window from Ipomoea triloba cultivar NCNSP0323 chromosome 2, ASM357664v1.
GGAGAAATAAAACTCATCATTTCTCTGTGCCTTTTCTTTCTGGTACATGCATCTCTAAGCTTTATTTCGGCTGGATGCAATTTCAAATGTGGATTTGTTAGCATCATTTCTCTTCtatcttttatttctttgagtACTTCTCTCAGTTCAGGGTCATCTTCAATGCTCCCCAATTCCTGTATAACGGTTGATTAATACTGATCGAATGATGTTAAAGTGTAATAACAAAAATTACCTTAACATTTTCGGATAATTTCTGTAAGCTGACTAATTGTCGATGAGGCCATCTGAAGATTCCTAATTCCTCACACCTTCTTTTCAAGATTCTGTACTCAACTCTTAGTTCCTTAGCGGCTTTATAAATGGGCATATGGAAATAAGTAGAAAGCATTGCCTTGCTTATTGTTGAAGGATCACGAAAAGTTTTTTCATCCTCTTGGACTGTCTACGCACTATTTTCTCTATCATGCTCTCCTTTGTACCAGTACTTGTGTCCTGGTTAACAGCTACGGCGTTCGAAGTCGGGGTGATATCCCATTCTATAGGTATAACACTTGCAGAGGGAAGAA
It includes:
- the LOC116010147 gene encoding protein RKD2-like, with the protein product MDFDPFWNFEHNLERLIEATALNPLGMDEVLLPSASVIPIEWDITPTSNAVAVNQDTSTAAKELRVEYRILKRRCEELGIFRWPHRQLVSLQKLSENVKELGSIEDDPELREVLKEIKDRREMMLTNPHLKLHPAEIKLRDACTRKKRHREMMSFISPCTLPVPSFVVDHILPLTVDPPSRAMEENESFQLLLDGFQ